A genomic segment from Toxotes jaculatrix isolate fToxJac2 chromosome 6, fToxJac2.pri, whole genome shotgun sequence encodes:
- the efcab7 gene encoding EF-hand calcium-binding domain-containing protein 7 isoform X1, giving the protein MSLQESPRPSDEEEAFYMQCRAAYLAVFRSSLTNIASKQQLCRVLQQAGRNPSQATLNKYWTPRTSKLNFDDFCEILKCEKKTEETELMRAFRKMDVNGDGYITHSELEKALTTRGEKMTSEEVNTIFSLADINRDGKLDYAEFCRLLVSMAEQCQKAALERLEADAKLKRQNFGSQSYNPPKSSVSSASSAAAQVAASHPQPPDTSDATLKKDSRSSSRPSSARSRRSSLSNSVSVTSSSIKASKIPEPSDLQEWHHSFMKGCFFLEDDGSISSLQYQLHVPQTTNVYLTIQPVSLSHRPDKGSSWMTVDTALFVMSAGETKEDATLVYFTESKDKEKYVWKGELNAGTYYLLPFTSGCRLKKRSKKNLSNKPVELVYRTDTEELDLTRELREALSGIFEVIDLDGNGLLSLEEYNFFELRTSGEKCDQDAWAVCKENFDMRKNQLTRQGFMELNLMEATEKDGDPADLWVNLEAMGYDHMLELVEACPFQIDVHCEGTQLSIQPLSMESGPKLLNQALQKSIIARTGAKALRGLDNVFVYTYRGEHRVSSLIANKTNQKVTVHINNEQSRNCSSSRGMNVFAVEVPGRTKMVCQHVLPINDKQDWTYNCVETILTCT; this is encoded by the exons ATGTCTCTTCAAGAGTCCCCTCGTCCTTCCGATGAAGAGGAGGCTTTCTACATGCAGTGCAGAGCTGCGTACCTCGCTGTGTTCAGATCTAGTTTGACAAATATCGCTTCGAAACAGCAGTTATGTCGCG TTCTCCAGCAAGCGGGAAGAAATCCATCCCAGGCCACTCTTAATAAATACTGGACCCCAAGAACGTCTAAATTGAACTTTGATGACTTCTGTGAGATTCTCAAGTGTGAGAAGAAAACTGAGGAAACTGAGCTGATGAGAGCTTTCAGAAAAATGGATGTGAACGGTGATGGCTACATTACACACAGTGAACTGGAGAAAGCCCTTACGACT agaggagaaaagatgaCCAGTGAAGAGGTGAATACTATTTTCTCATTAGCTGACATCAACAGGGATGGCAAACTGGACTATGCAGAA TTCTGCAGATTGCTTGTGTCTATGGCAGAACAATGTCAGAAGGCTGCTTTGGAGAGGCTCGAGGCTGATGCCAAGCTGAAGAGACAGAACTTTGGCAGTCAGTCATACAACCCTCCGAAGAGCTCAGtgtcatcagcatcatcagcagcagcacaagtgGCAGCAAGTCACCCTCAGCCTCCAGACACATCAGACGCAACACTCAAGAAAG acagccGATCGTCCTCTCGTCCGTCCTCCGCTCGCAGCAGACGGTCGTCGCTGTCGAactcagtcagtgtgacatCCAGCAGCATCAAGGCCAGCAAAATACCAGAGCCTTCAGATTTACAG GAGTGGCATCACAGTTTTATGAAAGGATGTTTCTTCTTGGAGGATGATGGGAGTATCAGTTCTCTGCAGTACCAGCTCCATGTCCCCCAGACAACCAACGTCTACTTAACCATCCAACCAGTCAGCCTCAGCCACAGACCTG ACAAGGGTTCATCCTGGATGACAGTGGACACAGCTCTTTTTGTCATGTCAGCTGGTGAAACCAAAGAAGACGCAACTTTAGTGTATTTCACTGAGTCAAAAGACAAAGag AAGTATGTTTGGAAAGGAGAACTGAATGCTGGGACCTACTACCTGCTTCCCTTCACCAGTGGCTGCAGACTAAAGAAAAGGAGCAAAAAGAACCTTTCTAATAAACCTGTGGAGCTTGTCTACAGGACGGACACTGAGGAACTAGACCTCACCAGGGAGCtcag GGAGGCGCTGTCTGGCATCTTTGAGGTTATAGACCTGGATGGAAATGGTTTGCTCAGTCTGGAAGAGTACAATTTCTTTGAGCTGAGGACCAGTGGAGAGAAATGTGACCAGGATGCCTGGGCTGTCTGCAAAG AAAACTTTGATATGAGAAAGAACCAACTGACACGACAGGGCTTCATGGAGCTGAACCTGATGGAGGCCACAGAGAAAGATGGCGACCCTGCAGACCTGTGGGTCAACCTAGAAGCCATGGGCTACGACCACATGCTAGAGCTAGTTGAG GCTTGTCCATTCCAGATAGATGTACACTGTGAAGGCACTCAGCTGTCTATACAGCCCCTCAGCATGGAGTCAGGGCCCAAGCTTCTGAACCAGGCTCTCCAGAAGTCCATCATAGCCAGGACAGGGGCCAAAGCTCTGAGGGGACTAGACAATGTTTTTGTCTACACCTATCGAGGAGAGCACAGGGTCTCCTCCCTTATAGCCAACAAG ACCAACCAGAAAGTGACTGTGCACATAAACAATGAGCAGAGCAGGAACTGCAGTAGCAGTAGAGGcatgaatgtgtttgctgtagAGGTACCAGGCCGGACCAAGATG GTGTGCCAACATGTGCTGCCAATCAATGACAAACAGGACTGGACCTACAACTGTGTGGAGACCATACTAACCTGCACATAA
- the efcab7 gene encoding EF-hand calcium-binding domain-containing protein 7 isoform X2 produces MSLQESPRPSDEEEAFYMQCRAAYLAVFRSSLTNIASKQQLCRVLQQAGRNPSQATLNKYWTPRTSKLNFDDFCEILKCEKKTEETELMRAFRKMDVNGDGYITHSELEKALTTRGEKMTSEEVNTIFSLADINRDGKLDYAEFCRLLVSMAEQCQKAALERLEADAKLKRQNFGSQSYNPPKSSVSSASSAAAQVAASHPQPPDTSDATLKKDSRSSSRPSSARSRRSSLSNSVSVTSSSIKASKIPEPSDLQEWHHSFMKGCFFLEDDGSISSLQYQLHVPQTTNVYLTIQPVSLSHRPDKGSSWMTVDTALFVMSAGETKEDATLVYFTESKDKEKYVWKGELNAGTYYLLPFTSGCRLKKRSKKNLSNKPVELVYRTDTEELDLTRELREALSGIFEVIDLDGNGLLSLEEYNFFELRTSGEKCDQDAWAVCKENFDMRKNQLTRQGFMELNLMEATEKDGDPADLWVNLEAMGYDHMLELVETNQKVTVHINNEQSRNCSSSRGMNVFAVEVPGRTKMVCQHVLPINDKQDWTYNCVETILTCT; encoded by the exons ATGTCTCTTCAAGAGTCCCCTCGTCCTTCCGATGAAGAGGAGGCTTTCTACATGCAGTGCAGAGCTGCGTACCTCGCTGTGTTCAGATCTAGTTTGACAAATATCGCTTCGAAACAGCAGTTATGTCGCG TTCTCCAGCAAGCGGGAAGAAATCCATCCCAGGCCACTCTTAATAAATACTGGACCCCAAGAACGTCTAAATTGAACTTTGATGACTTCTGTGAGATTCTCAAGTGTGAGAAGAAAACTGAGGAAACTGAGCTGATGAGAGCTTTCAGAAAAATGGATGTGAACGGTGATGGCTACATTACACACAGTGAACTGGAGAAAGCCCTTACGACT agaggagaaaagatgaCCAGTGAAGAGGTGAATACTATTTTCTCATTAGCTGACATCAACAGGGATGGCAAACTGGACTATGCAGAA TTCTGCAGATTGCTTGTGTCTATGGCAGAACAATGTCAGAAGGCTGCTTTGGAGAGGCTCGAGGCTGATGCCAAGCTGAAGAGACAGAACTTTGGCAGTCAGTCATACAACCCTCCGAAGAGCTCAGtgtcatcagcatcatcagcagcagcacaagtgGCAGCAAGTCACCCTCAGCCTCCAGACACATCAGACGCAACACTCAAGAAAG acagccGATCGTCCTCTCGTCCGTCCTCCGCTCGCAGCAGACGGTCGTCGCTGTCGAactcagtcagtgtgacatCCAGCAGCATCAAGGCCAGCAAAATACCAGAGCCTTCAGATTTACAG GAGTGGCATCACAGTTTTATGAAAGGATGTTTCTTCTTGGAGGATGATGGGAGTATCAGTTCTCTGCAGTACCAGCTCCATGTCCCCCAGACAACCAACGTCTACTTAACCATCCAACCAGTCAGCCTCAGCCACAGACCTG ACAAGGGTTCATCCTGGATGACAGTGGACACAGCTCTTTTTGTCATGTCAGCTGGTGAAACCAAAGAAGACGCAACTTTAGTGTATTTCACTGAGTCAAAAGACAAAGag AAGTATGTTTGGAAAGGAGAACTGAATGCTGGGACCTACTACCTGCTTCCCTTCACCAGTGGCTGCAGACTAAAGAAAAGGAGCAAAAAGAACCTTTCTAATAAACCTGTGGAGCTTGTCTACAGGACGGACACTGAGGAACTAGACCTCACCAGGGAGCtcag GGAGGCGCTGTCTGGCATCTTTGAGGTTATAGACCTGGATGGAAATGGTTTGCTCAGTCTGGAAGAGTACAATTTCTTTGAGCTGAGGACCAGTGGAGAGAAATGTGACCAGGATGCCTGGGCTGTCTGCAAAG AAAACTTTGATATGAGAAAGAACCAACTGACACGACAGGGCTTCATGGAGCTGAACCTGATGGAGGCCACAGAGAAAGATGGCGACCCTGCAGACCTGTGGGTCAACCTAGAAGCCATGGGCTACGACCACATGCTAGAGCTAGTTGAG ACCAACCAGAAAGTGACTGTGCACATAAACAATGAGCAGAGCAGGAACTGCAGTAGCAGTAGAGGcatgaatgtgtttgctgtagAGGTACCAGGCCGGACCAAGATG GTGTGCCAACATGTGCTGCCAATCAATGACAAACAGGACTGGACCTACAACTGTGTGGAGACCATACTAACCTGCACATAA
- the pgm1 gene encoding phosphoglucomutase-1: protein MVKITTVKTKPYTDQKPGTSGLRKRVTVFQQNQHYAENFIQSIISVIEPAERQAATLVVGGDGRFFMKDAIQLIVQISAANGINHLVIGQNGIMSTPAVSCVIRKIKAVGGIILTASHNPGGPNGDFGIKYNISSGGPAPEGITNKIFEISKGLQEYHICPDLKVDLSKIGKQTFEVDTFKPFTVEIVDSVEAYAEMLRGIFDFTALKELLSGANHINVRLDAMHGVVGPYVKKIVCEELGSPANSAVNCVPQEDFGGHHPDPNLTYAADLVKTMKGGEYDFGAAFDGDGDRNMVLGKHGFFVNPSDSVAVIAANIKSIPYFQKTGVKGLARSMPTSGALDNVAKALQMQLYETPTGWKFFGNLMDAGKLSLCGEESFGTGSDHIREKDGLWAVLAWLSILASRKQSVEEIMKDHWQKFGRNFFTRYDYEEVDSDAANKMIKDLETAMFDPAFVGKKFSSGDKTYEVAVADNFAYTDPVDGSVSKNQGLRIIFSDGSRIIFRLSGTGSAGATIRLYIDSYEKDPQKIYQDPQVMLAPLVDIALKVSQLHERTGRTGPTVIT, encoded by the exons atggtcaaaataacgaCAGTGAAGACCAAGCCGTACACGGACCAGAAGCCCGGGACGAGCGGTCTGAGGAAGAGGGTGACTGTGTTTCAGCAGAACCAGCACTATGCGGAAAACTTCATCCAGAGCATTATCTCTGTCATCGAGCCTGCTGAGCGCCAAGCGGCCACTCTGGTGGTGGGAGGAGATGGGAGGTTTTTCATGAAAGACGCCATTCAGTTGATCGTTCAGATTTCAGCTGCCAACGGG ATTAATCATCTGGTGATTGGTCAGAATGGCATCATGTCCACCCCAGCAGTCTCCTGTGTGATCCGCAAGATAAAGGCAGTTGGTGGCATCATTCTCACAGCCAGCCACAACCCAGGGGGCCCCAATGGAGATTTTGGCATCAAGTACAACATCTCCAGTGGAG GACCTGCTCCAGAGGGcatcacaaacaaaatatttgagATCAGCAAAGGCCTGCAGGAGTATCACATCTGTCCAGACCTGAAAGTGGATCTGTCCAAGATTGGCAAGCAAACCTTTGAAGTGGACACTTTCAAGCCTTTCACAG tggagattgtggactctgtggaggcCTATGCAGAGATGCTGAGGGGCATCTTTGACTTTACTGCACTGAAAGAGCTTCTCTCTGGAGCCAATCACATTAACGTCCGCCTGGATGCTATGCACGGAG TGGTTGGTCCTTATGTGAAGAAGATAGTCTGTGAGGAGCTGGGTTCTCCTGCCAACTCAGCAGTCAACTGTGTCCCCCAAGAGGACTTTGGAGGCCACCACCCTGACCCCAACCTGACCTACGCTGCTGACCTGGTCAAGACCATGAAAGGAGGAGAATATGACTTTGGAGCCGCCTTTGATGGTGATGGT GACCGTAACATGGTGCTGGGTAAACACGGCTTCTTTGTGAACCCCTCAGACTCAGTcgctgtaattgctgccaacATTAAGAGCATCCCTTACTTCCAGAAGACTGGTGTCAAAGGACTGGCACGCAGCATGCCCACCAGTGGAGCCCTGGACAA TGTGGCTAAAGCTCTTCAGATGCAGCTGTACGAGACTCCAACAGGCTGGAAGTTCTTTGGGAACCTGATGGATGCTGGCAAACTCTCACtatgtggagaggagagcttcggCACTG GCTCAGATCATATCCGTGAGAAGGACGGCCTGTGGGCAGTGCTTGCATGGTTGTCAATCTTAGCCTCCAGGAAACAGAGCGTGGAAGAGATCATGAAGGATCACTGGCAGAAGTTTGGCAGGAACTTCTTCACCAG GTACGACTACGAAGAGGTCGACTCAGATGCTGCCAACAAGATGATCAAGGATCTGGAGACAGCCATGTTTGACCCAGCCTTCGTAGGAAAGAAGTTTTCGTCAGGTGATAAGACTTATGAGGTGGCTGTTGCTGACAACTTCGCCTACACAGACCCTGTTGATGGAAGTGTGTCCAAAAACCAG ggCCTGAGGATCATCTTCTCTGATGGCTCTAGGATTATATTCCGTCTCAGCGGTACAGGCAGCGCGGGAGCAACCATCAGGCTCTACATAGACAGCTATGAGAAGGACCCCCAGAAGATTTACCAGGATCCACAg GTCATGCTGGCTCCCCTGGTAGACATCGCCCTGAAGGTCTCTCAGCTCCATGAGAGGACTGGACGCACCGGCCCTACTGTGATCACATGA